Genomic DNA from Pseudodesulfovibrio sp. JC047:
AATGTGGATACATCGGCGCCGCGGTTCGGCAGTTCGGTCCGCATGGCGCTTGAAAGTCAGCGAGCCAACCCCGAAGCCGGTTCCAGCGCGCCGGTGGTGGGGCTTGACGGTCGCTACGCGGCCAAGGCCGCCGAAAAATATCAGGCCGGGCCCAAAGAGAAAAAGGACCGGGAGTCCGGTTCGATTTTCGGCGTTGTCGAGGCGTCGAAGTGATGCGGGGTTCAGGGCATTTTGACTACTGGCCGGAGTGTATTCTCCTGATGCTGATGGTGGGGGTGCTGATTCTGAATTTTACGCTGTTTGAATCATTGTGGCCGTAGGGGAAAACCGTGAAGGACCTCCTTCAATCGGTGGACGGCATAGCAGAGGAAAGGGGATGCGGGAAAAACCATGAACAGCAGAATCATACCGATTTCACTGGCGGTTACCACCAAGGAACAGCAGGCGCGTTTCGAGCGGATCATTGCGGAAAATCCCATGGTGCGTTTGGTGGAAGACGATGCCGATGAAGTCGGCATACTCATTTATGAACCGAGTGCCTCCGTGGCGGAAGACATGCCGCACGTCATTCAGGCGTTTGAAACCGGGCAGGCCGAAGACGTTTTCCTGACTGGGAAGAATACCGATCCCGACATTCTCATTCAGGCCATGCAGAGCGGGATTCGTGAATTTATCAAATTCCCGGTGGATGAGCAGAGTTTTCGGGCCGCCATTGTGCGGACGGCCATGCGGTCGAGTCTCGTGGAAGACGACAGTGAAAAAGGCCGGGTCGTGACGGTGCTCGGCTGCAAGTCCGGCATGGGGGTAACTTCTCTGGCCGTGAATGTGGCCTCGATCCTGAATGAACAGGACCCGGGGCGAACCATTCTCGTTGACCTGCGGCGTCCGGGTGGTGAGACTCCCTATTTTCTGGATTTGAAATATGACTATTCCTGGGGGGATCTGATCGAGGATATTTCGCGCCTGGATGCGACCTATCTGCAAAGTGTGGTGACCGAACACGAATCCGGTCTGCATGTCTTGCCCGGACCAGCGGGATTTGGTTCGCCTGACGCACACGCTCTGTATCTCATTTTGGAACAGTTGCGCCGTACCTATACGCATGTGGTCGTGGACACCGCATATCCGCACGATGAAATTCTGCCCAAGGAAGTGGAAGAGGCCGATGACATTCTCATCGCCTTTCAGCTTTCATTACCGTGTCTGGCCCGAACATCCCGGCTTATGGACTCCATCCGTGGGCAGGACCCGGATGCAGAGCGGCGCATGAAGCTGGTGGCCAACCGTGTGGCAAAGAATTCTTCCATTGGATTCAGCGAGGCCTCGGATGTTTTGGGCCGGAACGTTGCCTGGGTGATCCCGGACGACAGTGCGGCGGCCCTGTCTGCCATCAATCAGGGAAAGCCACTGGTGCAGGCCTATCCGAAATCCCCTGTGACAAAAAACATTCGTGCTCTGGTGGCAGATCTGGTCCCGGCGACGAAGCTTCCACACAGAAAATTGTCCACGCGCGTCGCATCCTTGTTCAGAAGAAAAAAGAAGGATGAGTCGGTTGCAGGAGCGTCTATATGAATCTTGCTGAACGATTGAAACGAAAGGCGGTCAAGCGTGGGGTGGCCAATTCAGAGAAGGCTCGGTCCCAGAGCGGTCAATCGTCTTCTGTCGTATCCCGAAATGAAGCACAGGATCAGTATTTCGACATCAAGACACGTATCCATGACCGGCTGATTGACATGATCGACCTCTCGCTTTTGGACACCTTGAGCGAAAGCGACATGCGGTCGGAGATTGCCAAGGTGGCCGAAGGGCTGTTGTGGGAGGAATTTCAGAACGCGCCCTTGAATTTGGCAGAACGCAAGCGGATGCTGTCCGAGATTCAGGACGAGGTCATCGGCCTTGGACCGCTGGAACCATTCATTCAGGACTCCACCGTGAATGATATCTTGGTCAATGGGTACAAACAGATTTATGTGGAACGGGCTGGTGTGTTGGAGCTGACACCTGCCCGATTCAAGGATGACGATCATCTGCGGCGGATCATCGATCGTATCGTCTCGAAGGTCGGTCGCCGAATCGACGAATCGCAACCGCTCTGTGATGCTCGCTTGCTGGATGGTTCGCGTGTGAATGCGGTCATTCCCCCATTGGCTATTGACGGACCGTCCCTGTCCATTCGTAAATTTTCCAAGGACCCACTCGAAGTCGCGGACCTCATCGGGTTCAATTCGTTGACTCAGCAAATGGCGGTGCTCATGGAAGGCATTGTCACCACGCAGCTCAATGTCCTGATTTCAGGCGGCACAGGGTCCGGCAAGACCACGTTGCTCAATTGCCTGTCTCGCAATGTGCCGGAAGATGAACGGGTCGTCACCATCGAAGATGCTGCTGAGCTGCAACTCAAGCAGAATCATGTGGTCCGGCTGGAAACCCGTCCGGCCAATATCGAGGGCAAGGGTGAGATCACCATGCGCGATCTGGTCAAGAACTGTCTGCGTATGCGTCCTGATCGCATTATCGTTGGAGAGGTCCGCGCCTCCGAGGCTCTGGATATGCTTCAGGCCATGAATACCGGGCATGATGGGTCGCTGACCACCATTCATGCCAATACCCCGCGCGATGCCCTGATGCGGTTGGAAACCATGATTTCCATGGCCGGACTCAATCTCTCGCCCATCTCCATGAAGCGGTATATCTCGTCGG
This window encodes:
- a CDS encoding histidine kinase yields the protein MNSRIIPISLAVTTKEQQARFERIIAENPMVRLVEDDADEVGILIYEPSASVAEDMPHVIQAFETGQAEDVFLTGKNTDPDILIQAMQSGIREFIKFPVDEQSFRAAIVRTAMRSSLVEDDSEKGRVVTVLGCKSGMGVTSLAVNVASILNEQDPGRTILVDLRRPGGETPYFLDLKYDYSWGDLIEDISRLDATYLQSVVTEHESGLHVLPGPAGFGSPDAHALYLILEQLRRTYTHVVVDTAYPHDEILPKEVEEADDILIAFQLSLPCLARTSRLMDSIRGQDPDAERRMKLVANRVAKNSSIGFSEASDVLGRNVAWVIPDDSAAALSAINQGKPLVQAYPKSPVTKNIRALVADLVPATKLPHRKLSTRVASLFRRKKKDESVAGASI
- a CDS encoding CpaF family protein; translated protein: MNLAERLKRKAVKRGVANSEKARSQSGQSSSVVSRNEAQDQYFDIKTRIHDRLIDMIDLSLLDTLSESDMRSEIAKVAEGLLWEEFQNAPLNLAERKRMLSEIQDEVIGLGPLEPFIQDSTVNDILVNGYKQIYVERAGVLELTPARFKDDDHLRRIIDRIVSKVGRRIDESQPLCDARLLDGSRVNAVIPPLAIDGPSLSIRKFSKDPLEVADLIGFNSLTQQMAVLMEGIVTTQLNVLISGGTGSGKTTLLNCLSRNVPEDERVVTIEDAAELQLKQNHVVRLETRPANIEGKGEITMRDLVKNCLRMRPDRIIVGEVRASEALDMLQAMNTGHDGSLTTIHANTPRDALMRLETMISMAGLNLSPISMKRYISSAIDVIIQATRMVDGTRKVISIQEVTGMEGEMITMQEIFAFEQTGMSQEGKVEGFFTARGIRPKFADKLERMGFPFPKDLFHVAHKPQGKR